The following proteins come from a genomic window of Tepidibacillus fermentans:
- a CDS encoding endonuclease MutS2, translated as MDRGFTILEFHKIIERLIAKAATEMGKELAASLLPTYHFEEAVYRQQETYEGFNLIRLKGGIPFHGVHDIRGSIKRARIGGMLSAEQLRQISTTLMAGRKIKKLILQLNEEFPLPILQSHAELIGNFMEIEGKINESINEYNEIMDSASHELKTIRQQIRTIETRVKEKLEFILRNPAYQKMLQDPIITIRNQRYVIPVKQEYRAVFGGIVHDQSASGATLFIEPESVVQMNNRLRESQLKEEKEIEKILKQLTELIRLDANHLEEMMEHLGVLDFIQAKADLAREMKATQPKLNQQGFINLKKARHPLIKMDEVVPIDVHLGKEFHSLIITGPNTGGKTVTLKTIGLLTLMSMSGLYIPAEEDSEVAVFSSIFADIGDEQSIEQSLSTFSSHLKNIIQILKKMDSNSLVLLDELGAGTDPTEGAALAIAILEKIRSLHAKVVATTHYSELKAYAYNNPGVINASVEFDVETLRPTYRLLIGVPGRSNAFAIAKRLGLPEDMIQFAKNQVSEEDLHVESMIHSLEWNQRKAEKEREEAERLRKQTEEMKKEVEEKLDSLEATRYRILEEAKKEAVQIIRKATQEADGIIRELRKLAQERRADVKEHEFIEMKRRLNESAPELEKPQLVSKKRNQKIKVGDEVKVSSLGQKGLIVEQVSKDEYIVQIGIIKTKVNKQDLELVEEQKNSTPKMMMTGVKRTKDFVKPELDLRGKTVDEALIDIDRYLADALMAGYKQVSIIHGKGTGALRIGVQDFLKRHKLTKSIRMGQYGEGGNGVTVVELKA; from the coding sequence GTGGATCGCGGATTCACGATTTTAGAATTTCATAAAATTATTGAGAGGTTAATTGCAAAAGCGGCTACTGAAATGGGCAAGGAATTAGCAGCATCTTTATTACCTACTTATCATTTCGAAGAAGCTGTTTACCGTCAACAAGAAACCTATGAAGGCTTTAATCTGATTCGCTTAAAAGGCGGAATCCCTTTTCATGGTGTTCATGATATTCGTGGGTCGATTAAGCGAGCAAGAATTGGTGGAATGCTTAGCGCAGAACAATTGCGACAAATATCTACCACATTAATGGCAGGAAGGAAAATAAAGAAGTTGATTCTGCAATTAAATGAAGAATTTCCATTACCAATCTTACAATCCCATGCTGAACTTATAGGGAATTTTATGGAAATCGAAGGGAAAATAAATGAAAGTATCAATGAATATAATGAGATCATGGATTCTGCTAGTCATGAATTAAAGACGATCCGCCAGCAAATTCGCACGATTGAAACGAGGGTGAAAGAAAAATTAGAATTTATCTTACGAAACCCTGCGTATCAAAAAATGTTACAAGATCCGATTATTACGATTCGGAATCAACGATATGTTATCCCTGTAAAACAAGAATATAGGGCGGTTTTTGGTGGTATCGTTCATGACCAGTCTGCATCAGGAGCTACTTTATTTATTGAACCTGAATCTGTTGTTCAAATGAACAACCGACTTCGAGAGTCTCAATTAAAAGAAGAAAAGGAAATTGAAAAAATCCTAAAACAATTGACAGAATTAATCCGTCTTGATGCAAATCACCTTGAAGAGATGATGGAACACTTGGGAGTATTGGATTTTATCCAAGCAAAAGCCGATCTTGCACGAGAGATGAAAGCGACTCAACCAAAACTAAATCAACAAGGATTTATAAATCTAAAAAAGGCACGACATCCATTAATTAAGATGGATGAGGTCGTTCCCATCGATGTTCATTTAGGAAAAGAGTTTCACTCCTTAATCATTACTGGGCCAAATACAGGGGGAAAAACCGTTACCTTAAAAACGATTGGTTTACTAACTTTAATGTCGATGTCTGGTTTGTATATTCCTGCAGAAGAAGATAGTGAAGTTGCTGTTTTTTCATCAATCTTTGCAGATATTGGTGATGAACAAAGTATCGAACAAAGTCTAAGTACATTTTCCAGTCATTTAAAAAATATTATTCAGATCTTAAAGAAAATGGATTCGAATAGTTTAGTTTTATTAGATGAATTGGGAGCAGGTACTGACCCAACCGAAGGGGCGGCATTAGCGATCGCAATCTTAGAAAAAATACGTTCACTTCATGCAAAGGTCGTTGCTACGACTCATTACAGTGAACTAAAAGCATATGCCTATAACAACCCAGGTGTGATAAACGCGAGCGTTGAATTTGATGTGGAAACATTAAGGCCAACCTACCGATTATTAATTGGTGTTCCTGGTCGAAGTAATGCTTTTGCGATTGCAAAGAGGTTAGGGCTTCCTGAGGATATGATTCAATTTGCTAAGAATCAAGTGAGTGAAGAAGATTTACACGTGGAATCGATGATTCATTCCCTAGAATGGAACCAAAGAAAAGCAGAAAAAGAACGGGAAGAAGCAGAACGTTTAAGGAAGCAAACGGAAGAGATGAAAAAAGAAGTAGAAGAGAAACTGGATTCTTTAGAAGCAACCAGATATCGAATCCTTGAAGAAGCTAAGAAAGAAGCTGTCCAAATTATTCGGAAAGCAACCCAAGAAGCAGATGGGATTATTCGTGAATTAAGAAAATTGGCTCAGGAAAGACGAGCAGATGTAAAAGAACATGAATTTATTGAGATGAAAAGGCGGTTAAATGAGTCTGCACCTGAATTAGAAAAACCACAACTTGTTTCTAAAAAGCGAAACCAGAAGATTAAAGTCGGCGATGAAGTAAAGGTTTCAAGTTTAGGTCAAAAAGGGTTGATCGTTGAACAAGTTAGTAAGGACGAATATATTGTTCAAATTGGAATTATCAAAACCAAGGTTAACAAACAGGATTTAGAATTAGTTGAAGAGCAGAAAAATTCAACACCTAAGATGATGATGACAGGAGTAAAACGAACAAAAGACTTTGTAAAACCAGAATTAGATCTTCGAGGGAAGACGGTAGATGAAGCATTGATTGATATTGATCGTTATTTAGCTGATGCGTTGATGGCTGGATATAAACAAGTATCCATCATCCATGGGAAGGGAACAGGAGCCCTACGAATCGGGGTTCAGGATTTTTTGAAACGACATAAATTAACGAAATCCATTCGGATGGGACAATATGGTGAAGGTGGTAATGGCGTAACTGTTGTTGAATTAAAAGCATAA
- a CDS encoding phage holin family protein, whose amino-acid sequence MTIIRHIVRFIVAALVLLFVGAIVPNFVINGFWNAFLAALVIAVLGWIIEAIFGENVSPFSRGIVGFLTSALVIYLTQFFIPGVRVTVVGALIAALVIGIIDLFVPIKRKFTGEERS is encoded by the coding sequence ATGACAATTATTAGACATATTGTTCGTTTTATCGTTGCAGCCTTAGTTTTATTATTTGTAGGAGCTATCGTTCCAAACTTTGTGATCAATGGTTTTTGGAACGCATTTTTAGCAGCACTCGTCATTGCAGTGCTTGGATGGATTATTGAGGCCATTTTCGGAGAGAATGTTTCCCCATTTAGTCGTGGCATTGTCGGCTTTCTTACAAGCGCCTTAGTCATCTATCTAACCCAATTTTTTATCCCAGGTGTAAGAGTCACCGTTGTAGGTGCTTTAATTGCAGCTTTAGTGATTGGAATTATCGACCTATTCGTTCCAATAAAAAGAAAATTTACTGGTGAGGAAAGATCATAA
- a CDS encoding DUF1657 domain-containing protein, whose amino-acid sequence MTVGTQLQQTIASAQSVAANLKSFALQTQDQQAKQMFNQLAQNMDNTISALQARFNYISSEEPQYKQQ is encoded by the coding sequence ATGACTGTTGGTACACAATTACAACAAACGATTGCAAGTGCTCAAAGTGTAGCTGCCAACTTAAAATCTTTTGCTCTTCAAACTCAAGATCAACAAGCAAAACAAATGTTTAACCAACTTGCTCAAAATATGGATAACACCATTTCTGCATTACAAGCAAGATTTAACTATATCTCGAGTGAAGAGCCGCAATATAAGCAACAATAA
- a CDS encoding prolipoprotein diacylglyceryl transferase family protein, with amino-acid sequence MFEESQIFQIGPIQLPIQWIILFIGLFIGTLVSEQVARTKRWEKEKWSDFVFTSVLIVLVIYKFGWIMFDLKRVIQNPQAIIWTSGTNASFWLGILVAGFYFFLKVRKERFSWIDILQFLWLTFTITLFFYSFLVKDYGKATNFFLSIQADDQSRIHYHPVNIYRSLWLGFFLLLFYFWRKEITYTRLMFLYIGLGFGLLIISIFDVSMNLVFGLTLEQWRNFILACIGIIGMLKKKEGIS; translated from the coding sequence ATGTTCGAGGAGAGTCAAATTTTTCAAATCGGTCCGATTCAACTTCCCATTCAATGGATCATTTTATTTATTGGGCTTTTTATCGGAACTTTGGTCAGTGAACAAGTGGCACGAACAAAAAGATGGGAAAAAGAGAAATGGTCAGATTTCGTTTTTACTTCTGTTTTAATCGTTTTAGTGATTTATAAATTTGGTTGGATTATGTTTGATTTAAAACGAGTGATCCAAAATCCACAAGCGATCATCTGGACTTCGGGAACAAATGCTAGTTTCTGGTTAGGAATTTTGGTCGCAGGTTTCTATTTTTTTCTCAAAGTTAGAAAAGAAAGGTTTTCTTGGATTGATATTTTGCAATTTTTATGGTTAACTTTTACCATTACACTTTTTTTCTATTCTTTTCTTGTTAAAGATTATGGGAAAGCGACAAACTTTTTCCTTTCGATTCAAGCGGATGATCAATCCCGGATTCACTATCATCCTGTAAATATTTATCGATCCTTATGGTTAGGATTTTTTTTGCTCCTGTTTTACTTTTGGAGAAAAGAGATAACTTATACTCGGCTAATGTTTTTATATATCGGACTAGGATTTGGCTTATTAATCATTTCGATCTTTGATGTAAGTATGAATTTGGTCTTCGGATTGACACTAGAACAATGGCGAAATTTTATCCTTGCTTGTATTGGGATCATTGGCATGTTGAAAAAAAAGGAAGGCATAAGTTAA
- a CDS encoding TlpA family protein disulfide reductase — protein sequence MKKGWISVLIAILLVGGIIYYNQTSGGGQKDVRPEEGFLAPDFTLKNEQGESISLSQLKGKPVFLNFWASWCPPCKVEMPYIQQAYEKYKNQVAFYGINLTFNDSKSEAINFMKSNGYQMPILFDENPNPDHTVAKLYRANTIPTSFFIDKEGVIRVKHTGAMDYKTIEANIKEILGE from the coding sequence TTGAAAAAAGGATGGATTAGTGTTCTCATTGCGATCTTACTGGTTGGAGGAATTATCTATTATAATCAAACCAGTGGAGGCGGGCAGAAGGATGTTCGACCTGAAGAAGGGTTTCTTGCCCCTGATTTTACTTTAAAAAATGAACAGGGAGAAAGCATTTCATTAAGTCAGTTAAAAGGAAAGCCAGTATTTTTAAACTTTTGGGCCTCTTGGTGTCCCCCATGTAAAGTAGAAATGCCATATATTCAACAAGCGTATGAAAAATATAAAAATCAGGTCGCTTTTTATGGAATTAATCTAACCTTTAATGATTCAAAATCTGAGGCAATCAATTTCATGAAATCAAACGGGTATCAAATGCCGATCTTATTCGATGAAAATCCAAACCCAGATCATACAGTTGCCAAATTGTATCGAGCCAATACCATTCCGACTAGTTTCTTTATCGACAAGGAGGGTGTGATTCGAGTAAAACATACGGGAGCGATGGATTATAAAACAATTGAAGCAAATATTAAAGAGATTTTGGGGGAGTAA
- the copZ gene encoding copper chaperone CopZ: MEKIIRVEGMTCNHCKMAVEGALKKLSGVINAVVSLENKNVTVTFDEEKVTFEQMKEAIEDQGYDVVD; this comes from the coding sequence ATGGAAAAAATAATTCGTGTCGAAGGAATGACTTGCAATCATTGTAAAATGGCAGTAGAAGGTGCATTAAAAAAATTAAGTGGTGTTATTAATGCGGTTGTAAGTCTTGAAAATAAAAATGTTACCGTAACTTTTGATGAAGAAAAAGTAACATTTGAACAGATGAAAGAAGCAATTGAAGATCAAGGATATGATGTTGTTGACTAA
- a CDS encoding heavy metal translocating P-type ATPase produces MSCVASEAKATLKIEGMTCATCSTRIEKGLNKLDGVNASLNLTLEKAAITYDPSKVTLEQIEQKIKDLGYGVRKEKVELDIFGMTCAACSARIEKGLNKMPGVYSATVNLAMERAVIEYNADEVDLDDFIKKIRDLGYDGKAHEDEQIGESAKEKELRKKRNKLITSAILSLPLLWTMLGHMGAMFLVPGFMMNPWFQLLLATPVQFYIGYQFYHGAYSALKNGSANMDVLVALGTSAAYFYSIYGMIVGTHQLYFETSAILITLVLFGKYLEALAKGRTSDAIKKLIDLQAKTAMVQRDGEFIEVPIKEVVKGDIVMVRPGEKIPVDGEIIDGFSSVDESMLTGESIPVDKKIGDTVIGATINKHGTFKFKATKVGKDTALAQIIKAVEEANSTKAPIQRMADVISGIFVPIVVAIALLTFLGYYFFVDPYNFEHALVNAIAVLVIACPCALGLATPTSIMVGTGKAAEHGILFKGGEHLENAKKINAIVLDKTGTITKGEPELTDTIPVNASEEELLQLVGSVEKSSEHPIGKAIVKGMEDKGIPLLPVSDFEIIPGKGLKAKVNEVMVYIGTRKLISELGLSIETIEEKMARFEEQGKTVVLAATETRILGLIAVADTVKHDSKEAIRKLKEMGIKVVMITGDNQRTARSIAEQVGVDEIRAEVLPEDKAKEVQKLKDQGYIVAMVGDGINDAPALATADVGIAIGTGADIAIEAADVTLIGGSLKGVADAIYISKQTLKNIKQNLFASLFYNSISIPVAISGLLAPWIAGAAMALSSVSVVLNSLRLKNIKV; encoded by the coding sequence GTGAGTTGCGTGGCGAGTGAAGCGAAAGCTACATTAAAAATTGAGGGGATGACATGTGCAACTTGTTCAACAAGGATCGAAAAAGGGTTAAATAAATTAGATGGGGTAAATGCATCTTTAAATTTAACCTTAGAAAAAGCTGCGATTACTTATGATCCTAGTAAAGTAACGTTAGAACAAATTGAACAAAAAATTAAAGATTTAGGCTATGGTGTAAGGAAAGAGAAAGTAGAATTAGATATTTTCGGTATGACTTGTGCGGCTTGTTCAGCAAGAATTGAAAAAGGTCTAAATAAAATGCCAGGTGTTTATTCTGCAACGGTAAATCTTGCAATGGAGAGGGCAGTTATCGAATACAATGCCGATGAAGTCGATCTCGATGATTTCATTAAAAAGATTCGAGATTTAGGTTACGATGGCAAAGCTCATGAAGATGAACAAATCGGTGAATCAGCGAAGGAAAAGGAATTACGGAAAAAGCGAAATAAATTAATTACTTCTGCAATTTTGTCTTTGCCGTTATTATGGACAATGCTTGGTCATATGGGAGCGATGTTTTTAGTTCCAGGATTTATGATGAACCCTTGGTTTCAACTTCTTTTAGCCACTCCCGTTCAGTTTTATATTGGTTATCAATTTTACCATGGTGCATATTCAGCATTGAAAAATGGTAGTGCCAATATGGACGTTCTTGTTGCACTTGGAACTTCAGCCGCCTATTTCTATAGTATTTATGGAATGATTGTGGGAACACATCAACTCTATTTTGAAACAAGTGCAATCTTAATAACTTTAGTACTTTTTGGTAAATATTTAGAAGCGTTGGCAAAAGGTAGAACATCTGATGCGATTAAAAAGCTGATCGATTTACAGGCCAAAACGGCGATGGTACAAAGAGATGGAGAGTTTATTGAAGTTCCCATTAAAGAGGTTGTGAAAGGCGATATCGTGATGGTTCGCCCTGGGGAAAAAATTCCTGTCGATGGTGAAATTATCGATGGTTTCTCTTCGGTAGATGAATCCATGTTAACGGGTGAAAGTATCCCGGTTGATAAAAAAATAGGGGATACCGTTATTGGTGCAACGATTAATAAACATGGCACTTTTAAATTTAAAGCAACTAAGGTTGGGAAGGATACCGCTTTAGCTCAAATTATCAAAGCAGTAGAAGAAGCAAATAGTACCAAAGCTCCCATTCAACGTATGGCTGATGTCATTTCAGGGATCTTTGTTCCAATCGTTGTTGCCATCGCATTACTCACCTTCTTAGGATATTATTTCTTTGTAGATCCTTATAATTTTGAACACGCGCTTGTGAATGCAATTGCTGTTCTTGTTATCGCTTGTCCATGTGCTTTAGGTTTAGCAACACCAACTTCGATTATGGTTGGAACGGGTAAGGCAGCAGAGCATGGCATTTTGTTTAAAGGTGGAGAACATTTAGAGAATGCCAAGAAAATCAATGCGATTGTCTTGGATAAGACAGGAACGATTACAAAAGGTGAGCCTGAATTAACGGATACAATTCCTGTAAATGCTTCAGAAGAAGAATTACTACAACTCGTAGGCTCTGTAGAGAAAAGTTCTGAGCACCCCATTGGTAAAGCTATTGTAAAAGGAATGGAAGATAAAGGAATTCCTCTATTACCTGTAAGTGATTTTGAAATTATTCCAGGAAAAGGTCTAAAAGCGAAAGTAAATGAAGTAATGGTCTATATTGGAACGCGTAAATTAATCAGTGAGTTAGGATTGAGTATTGAAACCATAGAAGAAAAAATGGCTAGATTTGAAGAACAGGGGAAAACCGTTGTACTAGCTGCAACTGAAACAAGGATTTTAGGATTGATTGCTGTAGCAGATACTGTAAAACATGATTCAAAAGAGGCAATTCGGAAATTAAAAGAGATGGGCATCAAAGTTGTGATGATTACTGGTGACAACCAGCGTACAGCTAGGAGTATTGCGGAGCAAGTGGGTGTAGATGAAATTCGGGCAGAAGTCTTACCAGAAGATAAAGCAAAAGAAGTGCAAAAATTGAAAGACCAAGGCTATATTGTCGCTATGGTTGGTGATGGGATTAATGATGCTCCTGCATTAGCAACAGCTGACGTAGGAATTGCCATTGGTACTGGGGCAGATATCGCAATTGAAGCTGCTGATGTAACATTAATTGGTGGCAGCCTAAAAGGGGTCGCAGATGCGATTTATATAAGTAAGCAAACCTTAAAAAATATTAAGCAGAATCTTTTTGCTTCTTTATTTTACAACTCAATTAGTATTCCTGTGGCCATTTCCGGTTTACTAGCTCCTTGGATAGCTGGGGCAGCAATGGCATTGAGTTCAGTATCCGTTGTCTTAAATTCCTTGCGCTTAAAAAATATAAAAGTATAA
- a CDS encoding metal-sensitive transcriptional regulator, whose amino-acid sequence MERLTGDLLPNETDQKILRRLKRIEGQVRGIQKMVEDKRYCVDILTQIAAVRAALDKVGLAVLEKHTHGCVQKAIKSGEGDAIIDELMDVINLFIK is encoded by the coding sequence ATGGAACGTTTAACGGGTGATCTGTTACCAAATGAGACAGATCAAAAGATTCTTCGAAGATTAAAACGAATCGAAGGCCAAGTACGTGGCATTCAAAAAATGGTTGAGGATAAACGCTACTGCGTTGATATACTTACGCAAATTGCTGCTGTTCGAGCTGCTTTAGATAAAGTAGGATTAGCAGTTTTAGAAAAACATACGCATGGTTGTGTCCAAAAGGCGATTAAATCAGGTGAAGGCGACGCTATTATTGATGAATTAATGGATGTTATCAATCTTTTTATTAAATAG
- a CDS encoding DUF302 domain-containing protein, with product MVVLEVCNPNESSEIIAADPMSSYFLPCKIIVSEQKGQTKVGLVRPSILIGLMEQENLTEIAKKIENKLIQAIEKAV from the coding sequence ATCGTTGTTTTAGAAGTATGTAATCCGAATGAATCGTCAGAAATTATAGCAGCAGACCCGATGTCTAGCTATTTCTTGCCTTGCAAGATTATCGTTTCCGAACAAAAAGGACAAACAAAAGTGGGATTGGTTCGTCCATCAATACTAATTGGGCTTATGGAACAAGAAAACCTAACGGAGATTGCAAAGAAAATCGAAAATAAATTAATTCAAGCGATTGAAAAGGCAGTATAA
- a CDS encoding class I SAM-dependent methyltransferase, with protein sequence MGHRFDPIHAGKLNNEERRKMLPPDKVLQYLDLKKEDTVLDLGAGTGYFSIPIAKLVKKVISVDVSEEMLDHLKQELEREKIDNIETILHEIETLPFNDRIADKVILSLVLHEVKDLNQTIREIRRVLHPKGKLLVIEWEKKISKSGPPIEERLESFQLKRVLEDNYFQVSLKRINPDQYLLIGELKKD encoded by the coding sequence ATGGGGCACCGTTTTGATCCAATACATGCGGGGAAATTAAATAACGAGGAAAGAAGAAAAATGTTACCTCCTGATAAAGTTCTGCAATATCTAGATTTGAAGAAAGAGGATACTGTGCTTGATTTAGGAGCAGGTACAGGTTATTTTTCTATACCAATCGCAAAACTGGTAAAAAAAGTCATTTCAGTTGATGTGTCAGAGGAAATGCTGGATCATCTGAAGCAAGAATTGGAACGTGAAAAAATAGATAATATCGAGACGATTCTACACGAAATAGAAACCTTACCATTTAATGACCGGATTGCAGATAAAGTCATTTTATCTCTAGTATTACACGAAGTGAAAGATTTAAATCAGACAATTAGGGAAATTAGACGGGTATTACATCCTAAAGGTAAATTATTAGTCATTGAGTGGGAGAAGAAAATAAGTAAATCCGGTCCTCCGATTGAGGAACGATTAGAATCCTTTCAATTAAAACGGGTGTTGGAGGACAACTATTTTCAAGTCTCTCTAAAACGGATAAATCCAGATCAATACCTACTAATTGGAGAATTAAAAAAGGACTGA
- a CDS encoding metal-sensing transcriptional repressor, whose product MEYPTDVLNRMKRVEGQIRGVLKMMEDGKACEDVIHQLSAIRNAVDRIIVNVVGVDMGNCLVEHLKDKDQLDTDKIIKDTLQLLLKIK is encoded by the coding sequence TTGGAATATCCGACAGATGTATTAAACCGCATGAAAAGAGTCGAAGGCCAGATACGTGGCGTCCTTAAAATGATGGAAGATGGAAAAGCATGTGAGGATGTCATACACCAATTATCTGCAATACGAAATGCTGTAGACCGGATTATTGTGAATGTGGTTGGAGTGGATATGGGTAATTGCTTAGTCGAGCATCTAAAAGATAAGGATCAACTGGATACAGATAAAATTATAAAAGACACACTACAACTTCTATTAAAAATCAAATAG
- a CDS encoding CvpA family protein, with the protein MNLLDLIIIFALVGSIMRGYQIGLIRQVIHFVGYFVAFFMAFHFSKDIVPWIQQIVPTPTFQQSSVRMFSDTFQLEVMFYHAIAFFLIFMLTKFVLNLGGAILHQVASLPGLAIVNQTLGATLGFIQMLLILIILVNILSVMPSLELNRWIEGSLFSQYIYKWTPMITKELYNLWNTSTISSL; encoded by the coding sequence ATGAATCTTTTAGACCTAATTATTATTTTCGCTTTGGTCGGTTCGATCATGAGAGGATATCAGATCGGTCTTATTCGTCAAGTCATTCACTTTGTTGGTTATTTCGTGGCATTTTTTATGGCCTTTCACTTTTCTAAGGACATTGTTCCTTGGATTCAACAAATCGTTCCAACACCAACCTTTCAGCAATCCTCAGTCCGAATGTTCTCGGACACATTTCAATTGGAAGTCATGTTTTATCATGCGATTGCTTTCTTTCTTATTTTTATGTTGACGAAGTTTGTATTAAATTTGGGCGGAGCAATTCTTCATCAAGTAGCCAGCTTACCTGGTCTAGCGATTGTAAATCAGACTCTAGGTGCAACCTTAGGTTTCATTCAAATGCTTCTCATTTTGATTATTCTAGTGAATATCCTTTCTGTTATGCCATCTCTTGAGCTTAATCGATGGATAGAAGGCTCTCTTTTCTCCCAATATATATATAAATGGACACCCATGATTACAAAAGAGTTGTATAATCTTTGGAATACATCGACGATCAGTTCTCTCTGA
- the zapA gene encoding cell division protein ZapA, translating into MDFNFAAGRNCRVNEEQKNRLTISIYGQQYTIVGKASSNYLRMVSGYVDDKMRQIAGSNARLDTTKIAVLTAVNIADEYFRLKQEYDELRKLIEDGE; encoded by the coding sequence ATGGATTTTAATTTTGCAGCAGGGAGGAACTGCCGAGTGAATGAAGAGCAAAAAAATCGTTTAACGATTTCCATATATGGACAACAATATACAATAGTAGGGAAGGCAAGTTCTAATTATCTAAGAATGGTTTCCGGGTATGTAGATGATAAAATGAGGCAAATCGCAGGATCAAATGCAAGGCTTGATACAACGAAAATTGCTGTTTTAACAGCAGTCAATATTGCCGATGAATATTTTCGTTTAAAGCAAGAATATGACGAATTACGAAAGTTAATTGAAGATGGAGAATAG